From Pantanalinema sp.:
TAGGCATGGTGGCAGCTTGCGATGATGACGTGGGATGAGGTCGCGCTGTTGTGCGAGAGCGTGGACTTCGAGGCGAAGGCCGCCCAGGGAATCGATGGCCGGCGCCTCCATGAAATGAGCGAGTTGCATTCCCGGGATCTCACGGTGCGTTTGCAAGGGTTGGTGCGTCGAAATTTTCTGGTGCCGGAAGGGGGCCTGCGCAATCGCTCCTACCGCTTGCCTGAAGGCAGTTTGCCCTATCCTGTGGGCCCTCTCTTCGGCCAGGTTGGCGAGGAACAGGTCGAAGGCTCCGTGCAAAGTGAGGAGCTTCAGGCAATCGTGGCTCCGCTACACGGGTTGCGTCGTTTTCCAACACTGAGGATGGAGCAGATCATCCTTCGCCTTTGCGCGATAAGACCCCTGACACTAAAACAGCTGAGCATCTTGCTGGAGCGTTCGCCCGAGACCATTCGGACCCACTTCTTGAATCCGATGGTGCAGCAAGGGCGCTTGCTTCTCGAATACCCTGATAAGCCCAGCCATCCAGATCAAGCTTATCGTTCCAAGCCTGGGGGTGTGTAGGTCTTGAAGGTCTGTGAGACGGTCGCCTTCACCAACGAGGGACGGGCCATTGTTCGGCGATCGCCCGTCGCTGGCGACGCGGCTGATCTGCTGGCTTTCCTGCGGCAACTGCACCGGGAGTCGTATCGCTTCTTGAATCGGGCTGCCGACAAGTACGACGCCATGTCCGTGGCCGAGGAGGCCGAAATCCTGGCGCAATTCGAGGCGCATCCCACCAGCTTCATGGTCGTGGCCGCTCACGAGGGGCGCATCGTAGGGCACCTGGGCGTGTTCGCCGAGGCGTCACCCTTCCAGGAGCACTGCGGCCGCCTGGGGATGGGCTTGCTCGCGACGTATCAAGGTCAGGGGATCGGTAAGGCGCTGCTCCGGCATGCCCTCCAAGAGGCCGAGCGTTTTGGTCTGTGGAACATGCGACTTTATGTCCGCACCTACAACGAGCCGGCCATCCGTCTCTACGAGTCGATGGGCTTCGAGCGGGTGGGGACACTTCAGGCGATCGCCTGGATCGATGGCGAGTGGGTGGATGATCATCTCTACCAGCGCCGGGCTGCTGGGGTATAATAATCCCAGAATAAAGACCGTCGGGCCGAAGGAGGTTTTCCATGGGTAACACCGTCGTCAAAAACCCGGATTTTCCCCTGCGCCACGCCCAGATCACCGAGTTGAAGAACACCAAGAAGATCGCCGAGGAGGTCGAGGCATCCGATATCCTGATCGTCCGTAATGGCGAAACGGTCGGATACCTGGTGAACCCCGCCCACTATGAGGCGCTGATCGAGGCGTGGAAGGATGCAGCCTCCAAGACGACAAAGGCCTTTTTGAAGGCTTACGAGAAGCGTCATGGCGCCCTGGATCGCCTGGACTCCGCCTATGCCGCCTCGTTGCAGGGCGAGCATGCGTCCGAGGAAGAGGTCCGGGCGATCTTCGGGGACTAGATGAAAGTCTCCTGGCAGCGCTCAGCCCTGGCCGACGTCGCGGCCCTGATGCCGTTTCCACCGCATCGGCGCGCCCTGAAGGCGCGCCTGGAGGGGCTGCTGTTCATCGGGCAGGCAAGGCCCTGCGCGAGCGATCGCTATCCGGACGCCTATTTTCTCAAGTTCAAGCATTGGGTCGTCATGTTCCGTGTCTTGGACGAGACCTCGCTCGACGTCCTGGCCGTGGAGTACAACCTGGGACAGATGATTTAGCTTAGAAATCGAAGCTGGAGGCCAGCACCAGCCCGACGGGATAGGCGTCCTGGGTTGCTTGCCGCATGACCGGGAGCAGGACGCTGGCCTGCACGGCCACGTCGGGGGTGATCAAGTAGGTGAGCCCCGGGGCGATCTGGACCAGGCTCGAGCTGGTGTCGGCTTTCACGGTGCCGTCGAGGGTGCCGGTGGTCTGCCAGTTGCTCAGTCCTTCGAGGCAGGCGTACCAGCTCGGCGAGAGCTTGGTGATGAGGCCCGCGTGCACGTCGAAACGGCAGCCGCTCCAGCGCGTCCCCCCGCTCGCCGTGCCGGGAAGCGCCGAGCCGGCGTTGAGGTTGAACACCGCCTGCAGGTTGGGGGTGAGCTTGTGCGCCTGCGAGTGCTGGAGGGCGAGCCCGGTGGTGCCCGCTCCCAGCCCCTCCTGGGCGTTGCCCGTGGGGAGCGTCGCGCGCAGCCGCAGGCGCCCCGAGCTCCCGTCCCGCTTCCAGAGGCGGCGCGAGAGACTCAAGCCGACGTCCGAAAGGCCGTGGCGCGTGCCCTGGCCCTCGGGGCGGATGGCGTCGTAGGGGACGGTCAGTGCGGTGCTGAGATCGTTCCCCAGCCCCACCTCCAGCGAGGTGTAGGCCTCGCCCCACAGGTAGCCGGGTTGCAGCGGGGCGAGGCCCCCGTCGCTCACCCGCTGGTCGTAGGGGAGGGCGCTCACGATCTCGAGCAGCTCGTAGCGCCCGGCCGGAGCCACCCAGGTCCCACCCATGTTGATCGTGTAGGCCTGCGCTGCGGGGGCGATCGCCCCCAGCGCGATCGCGCCCACTCCCAGTCCCGTCAAGATTCGAATCATGCGCTCTCGTTCAGCTCTACCCATCGGGGCGGTGTCACCGTCACGAGTCGTACCCGGCGGGGGCGCTGCTTACGCCGGGCAAGCCATGCCGTGCTCAGGCCTCCACGGGCCGGGGGGGCTCCTTGAGGGCAGATCGGACGAAGCGCTCCGAGCCCATGACGGTCGTGGCCGCGAGGCCGAGCAGGGCGATCGCGATCGGGAAGACGA
This genomic window contains:
- a CDS encoding transporter codes for the protein MIRILTGLGVGAIALGAIAPAAQAYTINMGGTWVAPAGRYELLEIVSALPYDQRVSDGGLAPLQPGYLWGEAYTSLEVGLGNDLSTALTVPYDAIRPEGQGTRHGLSDVGLSLSRRLWKRDGSSGRLRLRATLPTGNAQEGLGAGTTGLALQHSQAHKLTPNLQAVFNLNAGSALPGTASGGTRWSGCRFDVHAGLITKLSPSWYACLEGLSNWQTTGTLDGTVKADTSSSLVQIAPGLTYLITPDVAVQASVLLPVMRQATQDAYPVGLVLASSFDF
- a CDS encoding GNAT family N-acetyltransferase produces the protein MKVCETVAFTNEGRAIVRRSPVAGDAADLLAFLRQLHRESYRFLNRAADKYDAMSVAEEAEILAQFEAHPTSFMVVAAHEGRIVGHLGVFAEASPFQEHCGRLGMGLLATYQGQGIGKALLRHALQEAERFGLWNMRLYVRTYNEPAIRLYESMGFERVGTLQAIAWIDGEWVDDHLYQRRAAGV